The genomic DNA AGAAGTCCTGAAATGATGGATATAGGTGTGAAATGCACAAAAACACTAAAAGATTTTGCATATATCGGTGTAAAAAATGAGAATGCAAAACTGCTTTTTGACACAATTAGAGATTTAAAACCAAAGATCATTTTGGAGCTTGGATGCTGTCTTGGATTTTCTAGTATTTTATTTAAAGCTGCGTTTAATAAAGCAAGTATTTATACTCTTGAAGGAGATCTGAACTTAGCGAATTTTGCTAAAGAAAACTTTGATTTTTTTAAATTTAACGATATAAAAATAGTTGTAGGTAAATTTAGCGACACTTTGCCTAAACTGCTTCCAAAAATAGACAAAATAGACTTTGCATTTATAGATGGTCATCACGATAAAAATGCTACTATAGGGTATTTTGAACAAATTTTACCATTTATGAATGAAGGCTCAGTAATAGCATTCGATGATA from Campylobacter fetus subsp. fetus includes the following:
- a CDS encoding O-methyltransferase, with protein sequence MTLFEDILQQINARRDELFVRADEFVFNDYGAGARDENRSPEMMDIGVKCTKTLKDFAYIGVKNENAKLLFDTIRDLKPKIILELGCCLGFSSILFKAAFNKASIYTLEGDLNLANFAKENFDFFKFNDIKIVVGKFSDTLPKLLPKIDKIDFAFIDGHHDKNATIGYFEQILPFMNEGSVIAFDDINYNRNMTRAWDVIKQNKNSKDDGKIGIIWL